From Enoplosus armatus isolate fEnoArm2 chromosome 23, fEnoArm2.hap1, whole genome shotgun sequence, a single genomic window includes:
- the LOC139305948 gene encoding chromatin complexes subunit BAP18 isoform X1 codes for MTSASTKVGEIFSAAGAAFTKLGELTMQLHPVADSSPAGSHAPPSGQTKGTVKRKLYEDGAPPASSDGSKKVAKKATATVAVATQGTPTVISVPAAAQVVAASGLKKQKTADVTLSALNDSDVNSDLVDIEGLGEGSNSKKLNNFDQDNLNLDSSLIMNPSDLPLLSR; via the exons ATGACCTCAGCTTCCACGAAA GTTGGTGAGATATTCTCTGCAGCCGGTGCTGCCTTCACCAAACTAGGAGAGCTCACCATGCAGCTTCACCCAGTGGCAGACTCCAGTCCTGCAGG TTCCCATGCTCCCCCCAGCGGTCAGACGAAGGGCacggtgaagaggaagctgTACGAGGACGGAGCGCCGCCCGCCTCCTCGGACGGGTCCAAGAAGGTCGCCAAGAAAGCCACCGCCACCGTCGCCGTGGCAACGCAGGGCACTCCAACCGTCATCTCGGTGCCCGCGGCGGCTCAGGTCGTCGCGGCATCGGGACTGAAGAAACAGAAGACCGCAG acgtGACCCTCAGTGCTCTGAATGACTCCGATGTCAACAGCGACCTTGTGGACATCGAGGGACTGGGTGAAGGATCCAACTCCAAAAAACTCAACAACTTTGATCAAG ATAACCTGAACCTGGACTCCAGCCTCATCATGAATCCCAGTGaccttcctctgctctcccGTTGA
- the LOC139305948 gene encoding chromatin complexes subunit BAP18 isoform X2: MTSASTKVGEIFSAAGAAFTKLGELTMQLHPVADSSPAGGQTKGTVKRKLYEDGAPPASSDGSKKVAKKATATVAVATQGTPTVISVPAAAQVVAASGLKKQKTADVTLSALNDSDVNSDLVDIEGLGEGSNSKKLNNFDQDNLNLDSSLIMNPSDLPLLSR; this comes from the exons ATGACCTCAGCTTCCACGAAA GTTGGTGAGATATTCTCTGCAGCCGGTGCTGCCTTCACCAAACTAGGAGAGCTCACCATGCAGCTTCACCCAGTGGCAGACTCCAGTCCTGCAGG CGGTCAGACGAAGGGCacggtgaagaggaagctgTACGAGGACGGAGCGCCGCCCGCCTCCTCGGACGGGTCCAAGAAGGTCGCCAAGAAAGCCACCGCCACCGTCGCCGTGGCAACGCAGGGCACTCCAACCGTCATCTCGGTGCCCGCGGCGGCTCAGGTCGTCGCGGCATCGGGACTGAAGAAACAGAAGACCGCAG acgtGACCCTCAGTGCTCTGAATGACTCCGATGTCAACAGCGACCTTGTGGACATCGAGGGACTGGGTGAAGGATCCAACTCCAAAAAACTCAACAACTTTGATCAAG ATAACCTGAACCTGGACTCCAGCCTCATCATGAATCCCAGTGaccttcctctgctctcccGTTGA
- the rnaseka gene encoding ribonuclease kappa-A — translation MRGLICGPKVAACGLVLSTWGIIMLGMLGIFFTTHSAVLIEDVPMRDEDIHQDTNPPQRIYDLYNKVGYNCFIAAAIYILFGAFSCCQMRLNKQKEYLVH, via the exons ATGCGCGGGTTGATCTGTGGACCCAAAGTCGCCGCGTGCGGGCTCGTGTTGAGCACGTGGGGGATTATAATGTTG ggcaTGCTGGGGATTTTCTTCACCACACATTCGGCAGTGCTGATTGAAGATGTGCCCATGAGGGATGAAGACATCCACCAGGA CACGAACCCCCCTCAGAGGATCTACGACCTGTACAACAAGGTGGGCTACAACTGCTTCATAGCCGCTGCCATCTACATCCTGTTTGGAGCCTTCTCCTGCTGCCAGATGAGGCTGAACAAGCAGAAG GAGTACCTGGTGCACTAG
- the alox12 gene encoding arachidonate 12-lipoxygenase, 12S-type codes for MEEVYTVTVATGTSEYSGTNNYIFVTLVGERGESERTLLDNPGLDFCRGAVDQYKVTSPSPLGSLLLVRLEKQRYWVEDNWFCRYVTVEPPGGDKVLTFPCYRWLVGDIKVEIREGTAKTPRDDSAPQLLAHRKAELQERQATYRWMSWAPDIPRCIDAKTEADLPQNVRFDNEKRSDFEHSLQYALLELSLKKLAIRFGKSWDDLDDFQRIFWKLRSPIAEYCMEHWKEDWFFGYQCMNGSNPRMIQRCKKLPQNFPVTPDMVQSSMAPRTTLGKELKAGNVYLLDYAIMDGVPTNTIKGKPQYVAAPLCLLYQHPDDGLIPIAIQLGQTPGLDTPIFLPKDPPLAWLLAKMWVRTSEFQVFQVLSHLLRTHLVVEVFCVATLRQLPAVHPIYKLLDPHLRYTLEINCRGRNQLISADGIFKKVVSTGGEGLLILAQKEYKVLTYRSLQPGNDFTDRGVSQLPSYFYREHSLMLWEAIHSFVSGMVSLYYQSDRDVQEDLELQAWIRDITQEGFTELPNFGLPSKLGTREELSTLLTVAIFSATAQHAATNNGQFDWCAWVPNTPCTMRQPPPTDKDAVTMEAIMATLPDVSQSCVQMAITWHLGRAQPDAIPLGQYAEEHFTEGRARELIDRFGAELKDIEGRILSQNEGLELQYLFLLPSRIENSITI; via the exons ATGGAAGAAGTCTACACTGTAACCGTAGCAACTGGTACATCAGAGTATTCAGGCACCAACAACTACATCTTTGTGACCCTggtgggggagagaggggagagcgaGCGGACCCTGCTGGACAACCCTGGACTGGACTTCTGTCGAGGagca GTGGATCAGTACAAGGTGACCAGCCCTTCACCTCTAGGCTCCCTGCTACTGGTCAGATTGGAGAAGCAGAGGTACTGGGTGGAAGACAACTGGTTTTGTCGCTATGTCACAGTGGAGCCTCCGGGCGGAGACAAAGTGCTGACTTTCCCTTGTTACCGTTGGCTTGTCGGAGACATCAAGGTGGAGATAAGAGAGGGAACAG CGAAGACACCGAGGGACGACTCGGCGCCTCAGCTGCTGGCACACAGGAAGGCggagctgcaggagagacaGGCGACTTACAG ATGGATGTCGTGGGCTCCAGACATTCCCAGGTGTATCGACGCCAAAACGGAGGCCGACTTACCCCAAAACGTACGCTTCGATAATGAGAAGAGGAGCGACTTTGAACATTCCTTACAATATGC CTTGCTGGAGTTGTCCCTGAAGAAGCTGGCCATCAGGTTTGGGAAGTCCTGGGACGACCTGGACGATTTCCAGCGGATCTTCTGGAAGCTGCGAAGCCCCATTGCAG AGTACTGTATGGAGCATTGGAAGGAGGACTGGTTCTTTGGCTACCAGTGTATGAATGGCTCCAACCCAAGGATGATCCAGAGGTGCAAGAAGCTGCCACAGAACTTCCCCGTCACGCCCGACATGGTGCAGAGCTCCATGGCCCCCCGCACCACCCTGGGCAAAGAGCTCAAG GCGGGGAATGTCTACTTGTTAGACTACGCCATCATGGACGGGGTTCCCACCAACACAATCAAGGGTAAACCTCAGTACGTTGCTGCCCCGCTCTGCCTCCTGTACCAACACCCGGATGACGGACTCATACCCATCGCTATACAG CTAGGGCAGACTCCGGGCCTGGACACACCCATATTCCTGCCCAAAGACCCGCCCCTGGCCTGGCTATTGGCGAAGATGTGGGTGCGCACCTCTGAGTTCCAGGTGTTCCAGGTGCTGTCTCACCTGCTCAGGACTCACCTGGTGGTGGAGGTGTTTTGTGTGGCTACACTGagacagctgcctgctgtgcaCCCTATATATAAG ctcctggacCCTCATCTGCGCTACACCCTAGAGATCAACTGCAGGGGGCGCAACCAGCTCATCTCCGCCGATGGCATCTTCAAGAAG GTTGTGTCCACAGGCGGTGAAGGCCTGCTGATCCTGGCTCAGAAGGAGTACAAGGTGCTGACCTACCGCTCCCTCCAGCCCGGCAACGACTTCACAGACAGAGGAGTTTCCCAGCTTCCGAGCTATTTCTACAGGGAACACAGTCTGATGCTGTGGGAGGCCATACACAG TTTTGTCTCGGGTATGGTGAGCCTGTACTACCAGTCAGACCGTGATGTGCAGGAGGACCTGGAGCTCCAAGCCTGGATCAGAGACATAACACAGGAAGGCTTCACAGAGCTCCCCAACTTTG GTCTGCCCAGTAAGCTCGGCACCAGAGAGGAACTCTCCACCCTGCTGACAGTGGCCATCTTCAGCGCCACGGCCCAGCACGCTGCCACCAACAACGGACAG TTTGACTGGTGCGCCTGGGTCCCCAACACCCCTTGCACCATGAGACAGCCCCCACCCACGGACAAGGACGCCGTCACCATGGAGGCGATCATGGCCACCCTCCCCGACGTCAGCCAGTCCTGCGTGCAGATGGCCATCACGTGGCACCTGGGGAGAGCACAGCCAGACGCA ATTCCCCTGGGCCAGTACGCAGAGGAGCACTTCACCGAGGGGCGGGCCCGGGAGCTGATCGACAGGTTCGGGGCAGAGCTGAAAGACATCGAGGGCCGCATCCTGAGTCAGAACGAAGGGCTGGAGCTTCAGTACCTTTTCCTCCTGCCCAGCCGCATAGAGAACAGCATCACCATATAG